From the Nycticebus coucang isolate mNycCou1 chromosome 13, mNycCou1.pri, whole genome shotgun sequence genome, the window CTGAACTCCCTCCTTGGCCCTTTTGTGGACAATTCATTGACTGTACTCAAGAGAAAGGTGATATGAAAATTATCCAATACTTCTCAGACCAATTCCACTTACTAAGGCATGATGAAGGTGTGCtttcaaaaaaaatgtgttaCAAGAAAGTGGACCATGTAAAAAGAAAGgtagcaccttttttttttatcccaagATCATTCAATTAATTTAGTTGCAAGTAAATTGCAGTATTTGTGAAAGGAGGTTTGACCACGAGGAAAGGGATGTTCCTACTTCTTTGCCCATAAGCAGAATACTAAATTTAAAGATTGTGTTTTTGCTTCCTTTccgctttttcttttcctctttgggtcttttgcctattttctgtcttttcccaTGAGACAAGCTTAACTGgataaaacaacaataaccaaaaaagaagtacaaaactgaatttttttttttttttttgagatagagcttcaagctattgccctgggtagagtgccatggcatcacagctcacagcaacctccagctcctgggctcaagccattctcttgcctctgcctcccaagtagttgggactacaggcacccgcacaatgcctggctattttttattttttgtttgcagctgtcgttgtttggcgggcctgggctgaattcaaacctgccagctcaggtgtatgtggctagcgccttaggcatttgagccacaggcgccgagccaacaaaactgaaatttAATACTAGTAATTGCATTACTTATTGGCTTTGGAGGAATAAAAGGAATTTAGAGGGAGGGTATCTTATATGTTATGAATGTCTTGACTCTCGCTTTCAGAGGGAGGAGTAAGCAATGGTTGGACTTTATTGCTTTCTACTTTTCTGATGAACAATCTTCTAATGGCTGACTGAGTCCTAGCCCTTTAAAAAAAGCCTGGCTCTCTTAGTACTGTGCAGACTTGAGCCCCGCCTGGTGAGGACTTGCTGGATTATTCTCCAGCActgtcctcccacctcctccccagctctTCATTCACAGGCTCTACTCCAGCTCATCCTCTCTTCctgttccctcctttctttcctcctctaaCAAGCAGACCTCACTTCCCTCTCCAGTGTTCAGTGTCAGCTCACACATTAACTTCTTTGTTCAGGGTTTTCTTTATCTAGGGGTCACCCACTTGCTTTGGGCACTAGAAGCTCTTTCCCTGCACTCCTCACTATGAATTTCTGGGGTCCCCATGGAGGTCCATGGCGCCCCCTCCAGGAGACAAAACATTAacattttcattctcttctttttatgAACACCAATTAATGGGGCTATTGTAATAGTTTATGCAAAATATTGATAATCATACAAGAACTGACTAAGTAACTAGTTTAGGGAATTGGGTTAGATTCCCAGGCAATGCACTAGGCTGACCAAAATTAAGCAGCTGGCTAAAACGGTTATAAGAGTCATTTTATTATCAGTTGATTTTATACCAAAAAAAGACTACTGTGAAACAGTAGAATATAATTAGACAAGAACACATGATTCCAGACTCATTGGCaagaattcttataatttttcattaGTGTTAGAATTCTAGCACCAAGCTTTTCTAACTATTccatttaaaagatgaaaagggtACACTTGATAAATGAAGTTTGTACTGCAAAAAGAGCCCATAAAACTAATAACTTATTTAAGCAAAATTCAAACTTGCGGTCCTAGTCTTCATGTTAATAGTGACAATAGCAGTTTTATATAAATAACACTGATTCTATACATATCAACATATGGAACTTTTCTCAGCACTTACATCTATTATTAGCTCATTAGATCTTTGcagcaaccctgtgaggtagatgCCATTATGATTACCATTTTACAAATGCAGAAACTgagatacatagaaattaaaaaccTGCCCAGAGTTATTTAGTAAATGGCACAGCTGTTAAGTGAATCTAGCCAGTACATTTTTCAGACGTCCAGGTCTTCCATTGATTATGACTTGTTCCCATCCTTTCTACTTTCCTGTTTTAGTTCTCATTTATCAATTTGTATGAGTTTTTCAAAACATATACATGTACAATAAAGTACTAAAGTTCTGTCACATGTAGAAAATATtgtatttaaatttgttatttaactttaattttgctTATGTTGCTGCTATATCCACAAATGTTACATTTTAAGTAGTTATAATCAAACTACCAATATTTCTCTTTAtgagaaattaaaagtaaaataaatgtgcTCATTTGCTCTACACAGAACAAATTTTCCTACTTTGTCAGGCTTCCCACACTCAAACTTTCCTTCCctactcaaaacaataaaaattaacacattTACAAACACTGGGAGTTTCAAGTTTAAACAATGGGTAAAGATTTTACACAAGCTGTGAGGCTAAACCTTCCACTGAGAAAACACTACACCACAAAAGGGGCTTGGATCATCTAGATTTAAGGCAGAAAAATCTTTCACCAAACACCCAAGCATCGTGCTGAGCTTCTGAATACACAGGAGCTAAGGCAGCCAGCTCAGGCTCTGCACACTGATTAAAGAAAACACTTCAGACAAGCTCACATAACCACCTGATCATTCATGTCATGTGCAAACTACAGGCAGCTCAGTAACCAAGGCCCTTGCTACCTCGAGACCAATGGTTCTCTGCCCTACAGGGGACATTTAGCAACGTCTGGAGATGTTTTGGGGTGTCACAACTAGAGGAGGTGTGTTGCTGGTATCTAGTGAGTAGAGGCTAAGGACGCTggtaaacatcctacaatgcccgagacaccctcccctccccagtaAAGAACCATCCAGCCCTAAATGTCAACAGTGTCAAGGTGAGAAACCCTACTCTAGGCTAACACAGTAGGAATAACATAATGATCTCTTACCTCTCCTGTGTAATTATATTTGCCTTTCAGAATCTTCCTGTAAAGTCTTGTATGGCTTTCATCATCAAAGGGCAGGAATCCACTCAGTAGAACATACGTAATTACCCCAAGAGCCCACATGTCCACGGCACTGAGGCTATGTACTCTGGGGTCCCACAGAATGTCCTCATCATCCAGTCACCACTTTTGTTCCCAGAGTGTGCCAAACCAAAATTGGTAATTAAAATTTTTGACTCTGCACCTGGGTGATAGTATAAGAGATTTTCAGAGTTTAGGTCCCTATGAGTTATTTGCAAAGCATGCAAATACCTAATCCCATCAGCAATCATCCAGAGGATTCTGATGGCATCCCGCTCCGTAAAGGATCCCTGAGCAATAAGTCAGTCGAAGAGCTCACCTCCTGTAGCCAGCTCCATCACCATGTAAACGCGATTTTGGGCCTCAAAGATTTCTACGAGCTGGACGATGTAACAAAGGCAAACCCACCTCGGGATGCTGAGTTCAGAGTCACACACTTCTCTGCCTTTTGTCGCTCTGGTTTCCACCACTTTTATTTCAAAAGGCTTCTTGGTGGTCTTCTGTTCTACCCTGACAATCCGGCTGAAATTTCCCCTCCCAATAAGAGCCTTGATGTCGTATCTgctgagaagaaaaatgaaaactgttatCCTCTGAAGTGATAATTCACAAAATTAGCTACGTCCATGCTTCATACTGTGTTTTCTATCCTGATACTCCCTCCACCAGATTTCCTTGATTATTATCacttgtgtttattatttttgaaagctgCCCCAAATCCTCTTTCATAAAGGAGACAACTCATAGATAGGCGATTCGTTGGCAGAAAGTGCTAATAACAATGACTACCATAACAATAACCATTTATTATGCTAATAACAATGActaccatttattattttatatatgtatatgctaggcattttactttttaaaattttatacttatAAAACTCTACTAGGTGATATAAATCTATCCCCccttttcagataaggaaattaagactaaaaaaaaaaaaaattaagtgatttcTCAGGCCACATAGATTTTGGTTAGAGTGCATGAGATTCCAATCTGACCTTTTCATATGTGTTTTACCAAAATTACCTTAATTTTAGGAGCTCattttatcactttctttttgCTAGCCTTTGTCTTTATCATTCTTCAACAGCAACCATATCACATggggagaataaagaaaaaaacttactCTTATTTATAACTTCTCAAAAAAGGGAGAATCCTATGTCAGGAGACAGAGCACAAACTGTTTCTTTGGTTTCTtcactgtgagctcaggcccAGGCTCCTTTCATATACGGTAGCTATCATTAAAGAAAAAGTGAACATAGCTGTGCTATTATAGGTTTCACAGGGCTGGCGGGAGTAGTGTTAGGGCCACCCCAAGGCCAACAGTGTTCTCagtttctccccaccccacctttgTGCAGCTGCAATTTCTAAGCAGTAAAGAGAATTTTAACATGGTATCTATGTCAATGATGTGTAAACTAATTATCTCACAAAAAGGCCAGAAAGTCAGCTCAGATTTCAAAGGCTAGGATTTTAAATCTGAATTATCCATGTTAACATCCACTAATATTTAAGAATCTTATCAAATTTAACCCTCTACCTTTATTTTAGACATACTGAGAAAATGTTAGACTTAAGATCATGATTTTACAGTTAAATTTATTTAGAGAATGATTTAACTCAACctctaattttacagatgaggaaatttgaAGAGCAGGTTAGCCAATTAGTTGTTTCTGTTGCAGAGTCAGAATTAGAACCCAGATCTTCTTACTTAACATCATAATTTAATACTCTTCTCACTTTATGAAAATCTTTCTCAAGGAAGGATGCCAGAGAATGGAGTGTATCCAGGAAGTACCCAGGGATaagtctttttttatatatatatctcatattCAATACCAAAGATTGAAATGCAAATATCAATctgtggtttggtttggtttgtttgtttgtttgtttgtttgtttgtttgtttttgagacagagtctcactctatttattgcccaggctagagtgccatggactcatcatagctcacagaaatgacaaactcctggattcaagcaattctcttgcatcagtctcccaaatagctgggactacaggtgcctacacaatgcccagctagtttttctatttttagtagagatgggggtcttgtgcttgctcaggctggttttgaactcctaagctcaagcaatccacccacttcagcctcctccagtgctaagattacaggcctgagccaccgtgcctggctcaaTATGTGCTTtaaactgttttatttctttttgttgggtTTATTCTTcctatagtttgtttgtttgttttgttttgttttttggcctgCTTATTTGTTCATTATATTTCTGTGCATACTAAATAACAATTACATTTGGCTGTTTTAGATTATAGGAAACACCTTTGTTCTCCACGGTGCATTTAATTTTCTGGCCAATTGCCTTATCAAAACAGACAGCAATTTAGTAACCTTAAAtcgattctttcttctcttcccttttcaactttgctttttttaaattcacgTGTACTTCCAGTGTGTTTTTGAAGATAATCGCAgccatttcaaattttattgctTTGCAGACCAAATTTTACATTACTTCTAATGTGGATGAAAGTACTTTGCAAATACTAATTTATCACTATGCTCTCAAAACTGCCAGCAAACCCATTTGTTCATCAAATTAATCATCAGATATCAGACAAGCTACCATCTCTAAGGACATGCAGTCTTTTGCCTGACTAAAAGAAGCTTTATTCAATACTGTGGAGGGAGCTTCATattccaaatatttgaaaaaatgtaggTAATGTGGCATTGTACTGGAAACAGTACGCTTTAAGGCAAGATtctaaataatggaaataaatgtCTCAGATTTTTATTCAATTTGTCTCATAACAAATTATTATAGCTGTAGCCTTGCTCATGAGTACCCAGTGGTCATGGATGGTGACCATCTTTATGACTTGAGTGGCTATACCTTGTAAAATGCCTAGCACAATGCAGGGGGAGGGAGGTAGCAATGAATGCTGAAAAAAGGATCACTTATTGAATACATATTATTCCTGCATTAGCCatagattttgaaaaattaagaatatatttACAAGGTCTTTTGATTTCCTCCAAAAGAAGGAGGAATGGTACCTCCCTCAACAGGTACCATCAAAGTCAATTTTGTGGATAGTGAAATTTCACATTATTCCAGAGATCATGTAAATTGGAAATACTATTTTAACTTCAGCTGATACAAACTGGGAATTTTTTAACATAACTAAAATAATGAAACATGGAAATAATATCACAGCTTGTTTAATAGACATAATTGTAATGAAgtccaaaaaaaagtaaatacagtcAGATTTAAATTCTATCATCTCTACTCTGCAAGTGTTATAGATGGGCTCACAATGGAGAGGAGAAATAACTATGCTTTAGGCCCCATTCTGCCATTAACTGGGACAAGTCACTTCTTGCCCTTCTGGGTTCAATTCCTCACCTGTTAAAGATGACCCTTGAGTTAAAGTTTCTGAAACCCTTATAATGTTGAGATCCTGCTTCAATGATTCCTGTATACTCTAAGGGGCTGGGACTGCCCTGGGGGGTAGGTATTAGGAGGGAGGATAAAGACTATACCAGAGGTATAGAGAAGCAACATCATCTCCCTGACTGCAGACAACCAGATATACTGCCTAACCAATTCAGTCTTGTCAAGCTCCTTATCTACTCAGATTCAAATTCAGTCACATCAACCAGCCTTGtttgtctctaaacatagctgctACTGGACAGATTCTCCAGTGGTCATTGTACTAAAAGTTCTCAAGGAGGCCAGGAAATGGCGCTGCATGGCCTCTGGGCAGACTTGTGATGAAGTGAGCGTAGGGTTCTAGAACTAGTGCCCTTAGAAGCCAGCTGAGCCATCCACCAAACACTCCAGAGAGGAAGGAGATTCTGCGATTTCCTCACACAACACAACGTGGAAATAATTTCTCAGGCCAACCAACCCGCAAACTTTGCTCATTTTCTACCTAGGACCAGCCAGGTTTTACCTGTACATTTTGGAGACAATAATGAACAGTGCACTAATATCTACATGAGGACTTGTCCCATGCACTGTGTGGCATAATTTATACATATTACTTTATCCTCATAGCAATCTTGTGAGATGCAGATTGTCattaatcccattttatagaggCAGAAATTGAGGAAGACAAGTTAAGGAACATTTTAAACAGCACATGGTAGAAAAGATGGGCATAGCTCATAAATAAGGCTGACTCAGTGGCACGTTTCTATTACACGAATTATAATTCCAATTTCTATAATTTAGTAGAGGACCCTTCACCCAACATGTTTGGTGGGACCCAGCCTCACTATAACCCCCTTTCCTCCTAGTCTGTGCCAGCGTTGGGAGTCCCTGATCTTCCTCAGCCCACAGGATGGGAATAACCAGCCACCCCACCTTTTTGGCTCTCCTTTTCCTGGCACTCTCTGCTCAGAGACATCAAAGAGAAAACGTAGTGAACGTACTGGACACCTGAAAAACTGCAAGGAAAGCTGGTTGccaaggctcacacctgtaatcccagctgccaaggctcacacctgtaatcccagcactttaggggAATAAGgggggaagattgcttgagctcaggagttaaagagcagcttgggcaacagagacccagtgtctacaaaaaaaataaaaattagccaggcatggtggctggggCCTGCCTGCAGTggcagctattagggaggctgggCAGTAAGATCCCCAGTCAGAAGTTGGAAGCCTCAGGGACCTGTGATCCCACCGCTGACTGCACTCTCTCTATTCCGGACGACAGAACGCAACTCTCTCAACCACAGCAACAAAAACACAGGGAAGACTTTATCCCAGACTCAGTATGGCAATAGGGGTTAGGCCATCTGCGTTTGCTAACTGGTGCTTATGGAAAGGAAAGTTAAACTCCCACAGAGACTGGGAAA encodes:
- the PSKH2 gene encoding LOW QUALITY PROTEIN: serine/threonine-protein kinase H2 (The sequence of the model RefSeq protein was modified relative to this genomic sequence to represent the inferred CDS: inserted 2 bases in 2 codons; substituted 1 base at 1 genomic stop codon) — protein: MGCGTSRKVVLEPPLRAQVQHEGQRPGSARGXGPGREAAAQVAQSMQVARVGTKFDPRLLARYDIKALIGRGNFSRIVRVEQKTTKKPFEIKVVETRATKGREVCDSELSIPRWVCLCYIVQLVEIFEAQNRVYMVMELATGGELFDXLIAQGSFTERDAIRILWMIADGIRYLHALQITHRDLNSENLLYYHPGAESKILITNFGLAHSGNKSGDWMMRTFCGTPEYIAXSAVDMWALGVITYVLLSGFLPFDDESHTRLYRKILKGKYNYTGEPWTSISHLVKDFIDKLLILEASHRMSAGQALDHPWVVNMAAGSSRKNFQRAISRNLLQRAASHSQSPGSAPSSKSCYSHNLRHIWSKRNLRIAESPLSVPLKADDL